GCCATGGGGTACGAGCGATACAAGGACGATGAGCGCATCGCGCGGCTGTCGGGGGCGGTCAAGGAGTACAACTCGCAGCTGCGGTACCTCAACCTCAAGGACCACCAGGTGCAGTACGCGCGCATGTCGATTCTCAAGGTGTTGGTGCTGTTTGTGTATCGGTCGGCCAAGCTGTTGGTGCTGTTCCTGTGCACGGTGCCGGGCCTGCTCATGTTCGCACCCGTCTTCGTGGCGACCAAGATCATCAGCCGGCAGaaggccaagacggcgctggccgggtcgacggTCAAGATCCGGGGGCGCGACGTGATGGCGACGTGGAAGATTTTGGTGGCGCTGGGACTGGCGCCGACGCTGTATCATCTGTACTCGATCCTGGTGGTGCTCAAGGTGTGGCAGGACCGGGCATGGGGCTACGTGCCGGGCTGGGTGCCGCTGTGGCTCGTGTACCTGGGGGTGTGgcccgtcttcatcggcatcgcGTTCGCGGCCCTGCGGTTCGGCGAGGTGGGCATGGACATCTTCAAGTCGCTGCGGCCGCTGGTGCTGTGCCTGCTGCCAACGTCGACTTTTAGCATCCACAAGCtgcggacgcggcgggcggagctAAGCGCGCAGGTGACGGACCTGATCAACGAGCTGGGGCCCGAGATGTTCCCCGACTTCGACAAGACGCGGCTGGTGCCGGACGTGTCGagggccgagggcgcgggggccGAAGGGCGGCACAGACGGCAAGACAGCGACCAgtcgagcagcggcgcggtggagtctccgccggcgctgtcgcggcgcagcacgACGCAGTCGAGCCGGGCGCTGCCGCGAAACGACTCGTTCAGCAACATTGGCAAGATTGGCATCTTTTCGACACgaccgccgtcgcggtcgcgcagCCGGTCGCGGTCTAGtagcgccggcggcggcttcgggTCCAGCGCGTTTCCCATCAGCGGCTTCACGACGCTCGACTCGGCCGAGGGCTTCAACGAGGCGAGCAGGAAGATTCGCGAGGCCATGAAGGACCGCAGGCGCAAGTCGGAGCAGGTGCGGATGcggaccggcggcggcgacgacgacgaggaagacggcggcggagagggagagggggacTACGGGCCGGATagcgaggtggacgaggagtATGACGAGGCGCGGAAAAAGAACATTTGAGGTGACTACTACTGTCACACAGGAACAAAGCCCACGAAAGaaagggaggagagggaagggacgggacgggacgggaagagagagagggagagggatgGTGATTTGGGTTTTATTCGTCTTTCACTTGGGTCTCTGTTGTGCTATATGTGATGCTTGCATGTACTGTAGGGTCtctacgacgacgaacgaAAGCAGCGAGTTTCCTGTTGACATGTGATTGAGGAGGTTTCCGTGGTGGGTTGCGCCGTGCCGGTGGTGTGGTGTCTGGTGGGTGGCTGACAAGGCGGTCGGTCACTGTGTGTGTTATTCATGAAGCAAGCGTCTCGAGTCGACACTCTGTGTATTGGCTCGTTTCATACAGGCTACCAGAATATCTTGCGCTTGAGTAGTGAGTGCCGCCGAgcggctgttgttggctATCTGTTCCACCAAGTATCTGCCTACGTTGGCACCTCGAACATGCCttacgtacgaagtacttggGTTCGGTATGTAAGGCCACTTAGGAAGATGACAactttggcgccgccgccctgtctATGTGTGAGTAGGCGAGCAAGGACGATTTTACTTACGTACTGACCTATTTGCCACGAAGGAAAGCTGACATATAGGCACAAAGTATGAGTATGTGCGTACGTCCTCTTGTTCGTAGGATGCAAAgcaagtacttcgtacggaCATGGATGGTCCTGTGGGGAACTCGCACGAGATGCACGGCCGATATGACACCaccgcaggcaggcagcactGCCTGTCGATTCCCGCCCAATGAGCGCCCCGCCGTTGGCGAACCGACGGTCAGCGTTCCGGCGGGGCGAAAAGGACGGGGGTGGGCGGAGGTTCGGATTtgcgcctgccgccctgTGAAGCTCAAacttttgggggggggctcgagcgctactactaggtactaagtTAAATGACACAACTCGTCATGATAAGGCAATGACCAAGTTTACTACATGCTTAGACCGGAGTAAGCAGGtccatacatacatacatacatacatacatacataggTATCGCTCCTGACAGTCACTgatggccagccagcgcccgGGGCAGCATCAGGCACGCGGGGGGTGCGTTGCAGTGATCCAGGAAGGTGGGGCGCGTACTGCTATGTAGTACTAGTagtggaggagggaggctcTGAGGGCGATCTGATAATTCCTGgggtgtgcgtgcgtgcagaTGGTGAGCTCGGAGTTACGCGGCGTTTTGCGGGCAGAACACGCTGTGCCgggtcgtcggcagcgggggaagggcggtggtggacgacgacgtgtgCGCTGACGTCGGCCTCTACGACTGGCTTATAAATGAGTCGGTCGATGGGCATTGTAAAACAGTTTTTTTTATTTGGGTTGCACTGCTGTCCTCATTACTTGTTACCTTGACTTGTTGATAGGGGAG
This sequence is a window from Purpureocillium takamizusanense chromosome 8, complete sequence. Protein-coding genes within it:
- the SCT1 gene encoding Glycerol-3-phosphate/dihydroxyacetone phosphate acyltransferase, variant 2 (EggNog:ENOG503NVRF~COG:I~TransMembrane:4 (o289-309i340-363o375-396i408-425o)); translation: MLFLPPGKKTTGASVDIAQIIGPEEVRIKRPFKGRLALQQLTGRDDLDAEGRFTNTKLKGPAPGFEGTKYKLAPHIDQTSVYEAVFARLRSGGCVGIFPEGGSHDRTELLPLKAGVAIMALGALAESPGCGLKIVPVGMNYFHPHKFRSRAVVEFGAPFEIPQHLVDLYRNNQRREAIGQVLDTVYQALSSVTVSAPDYDTLMMIQAARRLYNPTGKKLPLPVVVELNRRLAMGYERYKDDERIARLSGAVKEYNSQLRYLNLKDHQVQYARMSILKVLVLFVYRSAKLLVLFLCTVPGLLMFAPVFVATKIISRQKAKTALAGSTVKIRGRDVMATWKILVALGLAPTLYHLYSILVVLKVWQDRAWGYVPGWVPLWLVYLGVWPVFIGIAFAALRFGEVGMDIFKSLRPLVLCLLPTSTFSIHKLRTRRAELSAQVTDLINELGPEMFPDFDKTRLVPDVSRAEGAGAEGRHRRQDSDQSSSGAVESPPALSRRSTTQSSRALPRNDSFSNIGKIGIFSTRPPSRSRSRSRSSSAGGGFGSSAFPISGFTTLDSAEGFNEASRKIREAMKDRRRKSEQVRMRTGGGDDDEEDGGGEGEGDYGPDSEVDEEYDEARKKNI